One window from the genome of Streptomyces sp. NBC_00287 encodes:
- a CDS encoding tetratricopeptide repeat protein, whose protein sequence is MQNGDLSVYFKDGESAFRVAPFPLTPPAVPFASEQPLSHLLATRYEVVDFIGRDGELRDLTAWRDHSVSDVGVMLIHGPGGQGKSRLAAEFARACAAEGWEIRAARHRIDVPVSVPVETVVVGGLADRAASGNVGLLLVVDYADRWPYPDLVALLEDQTAEYPTGRPVRVLLLARSAGMWWETLAHQFERVGLDAQEYALHPAAGDMGDRPELFARACERFGELLGVDDAELVSVPDDLAADAYGLILNLHMAALAGVDAHARGDTVPPSAAALSGYFLRREKAHWQTLYERDPHSGVPANRMARAVYCATLLGPLSYDAALAVVDRGGLGLPAQSPTALIDVHGEVYPSIGSRTVLEPLYPDRLGEDFLALQTPGHDTPGYRADPWADGAPARLLLVQQELSGNQALAAHAVTRLIDVTLRWPHMGRFQFYPLLRDNPQLIAGISSAALSRLAAIDDIDMGVLESITTQLPEGRNTDLDVGAAAVTTRLVRHHLAGAEPEKAAVLHRWHSIRLTNAGRYDEATTAAAQSVEIYRGLVAGDRAHEADYAKALVNFTVALEACERWDEALQAAREAVGIRRRLSERDLGSHEADLAEAMSNLAALQFRRGEADEAIAVAQEVVHSYERLSVDDPDKHANALAVANANLGMMLSESGRPDDALNYTQSAVAIFRSLARKNRAAFSPHLANSLSNLAAQLSQLGRVQEGLAVADEAFPVYQHLVDVNPSAYEPGFARLLSNVSIDLREEGQYSDAFAVACAAADIYQRLPSRSPDGFALVLAKSLSSLISDLSQQEERVDAATAAELAAMTYRRLTETDDRFTTQLATALARVAAAQLLAGYLDAALAAILEALNLPTSFDPDEDPDGRKLRSIGDTVADLLEKEERWQEAAVLRRRLRGDS, encoded by the coding sequence GTGCAAAACGGCGACCTGTCTGTGTACTTCAAGGACGGGGAATCCGCCTTCCGGGTGGCGCCGTTTCCACTGACCCCACCAGCCGTTCCGTTCGCAAGCGAACAGCCGCTATCCCATCTGCTCGCCACGCGATACGAGGTCGTAGACTTCATCGGCCGCGACGGTGAGTTACGTGATCTTACTGCCTGGCGGGACCACTCGGTCAGCGACGTGGGCGTCATGCTGATCCATGGCCCCGGTGGTCAGGGTAAGAGTCGCTTGGCTGCCGAGTTCGCTCGTGCCTGTGCGGCAGAGGGCTGGGAGATCCGGGCCGCGAGGCACCGCATTGATGTTCCCGTGAGTGTGCCCGTGGAGACCGTAGTTGTAGGTGGCCTGGCCGACCGGGCGGCGTCGGGCAACGTCGGACTGCTGCTCGTCGTCGATTACGCCGACCGCTGGCCGTACCCCGACCTGGTGGCCCTGTTGGAGGATCAGACGGCCGAATATCCCACCGGCAGGCCAGTCCGCGTGCTGCTGCTTGCGCGCTCTGCCGGGATGTGGTGGGAGACGCTGGCACACCAATTCGAGCGAGTAGGGCTCGATGCGCAGGAGTACGCACTTCATCCGGCTGCTGGAGACATGGGTGACCGGCCGGAGTTGTTCGCCCGTGCCTGTGAGCGTTTCGGTGAGCTGCTAGGCGTCGATGACGCGGAGTTGGTCTCCGTTCCTGACGACCTCGCTGCTGATGCCTATGGCTTGATCCTCAACCTGCACATGGCGGCCCTCGCCGGCGTCGACGCCCACGCACGAGGCGATACCGTTCCTCCCAGTGCGGCCGCGCTGTCGGGCTACTTCCTGCGTCGGGAGAAGGCGCACTGGCAGACGTTGTACGAGCGTGACCCGCACAGCGGGGTACCGGCCAACAGGATGGCACGGGCGGTCTACTGCGCCACCCTGTTGGGGCCGCTGTCCTACGACGCCGCCCTTGCCGTGGTCGACCGCGGTGGGCTCGGGTTACCTGCTCAGTCGCCCACGGCTCTGATCGATGTTCACGGTGAGGTCTATCCGTCGATCGGTTCCCGTACTGTGCTGGAACCCCTGTACCCAGACCGGCTCGGTGAGGACTTTCTGGCGCTGCAGACGCCCGGACACGATACCCCCGGTTACAGGGCAGACCCGTGGGCGGACGGTGCGCCGGCCCGGCTCCTGCTCGTGCAACAAGAACTGTCTGGGAACCAGGCGCTTGCCGCGCACGCCGTCACCCGGCTCATCGACGTCACCCTTCGCTGGCCGCACATGGGCCGTTTCCAGTTTTACCCGTTGCTACGCGATAACCCCCAACTCATTGCTGGTATCAGTAGCGCGGCACTGAGTCGACTGGCAGCCATCGACGACATCGACATGGGCGTACTCGAGTCCATCACGACACAGCTGCCCGAGGGCAGGAACACCGACCTTGATGTTGGTGCCGCAGCGGTAACGACGCGCCTCGTGAGGCACCACCTGGCTGGGGCAGAGCCAGAGAAGGCGGCCGTCCTGCACCGCTGGCACAGCATCCGGCTGACCAACGCCGGGCGGTACGACGAGGCCACCACGGCGGCGGCCCAGTCCGTCGAGATCTATCGGGGGCTCGTCGCAGGGGACCGCGCGCACGAAGCTGACTACGCCAAGGCCTTGGTGAACTTTACGGTCGCCCTGGAAGCGTGCGAGCGATGGGACGAGGCGTTGCAGGCCGCCCGGGAGGCGGTAGGGATCCGCAGGCGGCTAAGTGAGCGTGACCTGGGCAGTCACGAGGCAGACCTGGCAGAGGCGATGTCCAACCTCGCCGCCTTGCAGTTCCGGCGGGGTGAGGCGGACGAGGCGATCGCAGTGGCGCAAGAGGTCGTACACAGCTACGAACGGCTCAGCGTCGACGACCCAGACAAGCACGCGAATGCGTTGGCGGTCGCCAACGCCAACCTGGGCATGATGCTCTCCGAGAGCGGCCGCCCCGACGACGCGCTCAACTACACCCAGTCGGCCGTCGCCATCTTCCGCTCACTCGCACGGAAGAATCGCGCTGCATTCTCCCCGCACCTGGCTAACTCGTTGTCCAACCTAGCAGCCCAGCTCTCGCAGCTGGGACGGGTCCAGGAAGGGCTTGCGGTAGCTGACGAGGCGTTTCCCGTCTACCAGCATCTGGTAGACGTCAATCCCTCAGCCTACGAGCCAGGCTTCGCCCGGCTTCTGAGTAACGTCTCGATAGACCTTCGCGAAGAGGGCCAGTACAGCGATGCGTTCGCGGTCGCCTGTGCGGCAGCCGATATCTACCAGCGGCTACCGTCACGTAGTCCGGACGGCTTCGCGCTCGTCCTCGCGAAGTCGCTGTCATCACTCATCTCGGACCTGTCCCAGCAGGAGGAAAGAGTAGACGCAGCCACAGCAGCCGAGTTGGCTGCCATGACGTATCGGCGCCTAACCGAGACCGACGACCGGTTCACCACCCAGCTCGCGACGGCGCTGGCCAGAGTGGCGGCGGCGCAGCTCCTTGCCGGATACCTGGATGCCGCACTGGCCGCCATCCTCGAGGCCTTGAATCTCCCCACCTCATTCGATCCTGACGAGGACCCAGACGGCCGCAAACTACGCAGCATCGGCGACACCGTGGCAGACCTGTTGGAGAAGGAGGAACGATGGCAGGAGGCCGCCGTGCTCCGTCGACGGCTACGGGGAGATTCGTAG